A portion of the Syngnathoides biaculeatus isolate LvHL_M chromosome 7, ASM1980259v1, whole genome shotgun sequence genome contains these proteins:
- the gpx4a gene encoding glutathione peroxidase 4a isoform X3: MRLVGSAVLFSVLLQALGSPTEDWSSATSIYDFSATDIDGNVVSLEKYRGNVVIITNVASKUGKTPVNYSQFAEMHAKYAERGLRILAFPSNQFANQEPGTNAEIKQFAQSYNARFDMFSKIEVNGPDAHPLWKWLKEQPNGRGFLGNAIKWNFTKFLINKEGQVVKRYGPMDDPSVMEVDILPYLNA, from the exons GGCTCCCCTACGGAGGACTGGAGCTCGGCCACGTCCATTTACGACTTCTCAGCCACCGACATCGACGGCAACGTGGTCTCTCTCGAAAAATACAG GGGTAATGTGGTCATCATCACAAATGTGGCCTCCAAATGAGGCAAAACGCCCGTAAACTACTCTCAGTTTGCCGAGATGCACGCCAAGTACGCTGAGAGAGGTTTACGCATCCTTGCCTTCCCTTCCAACCAGTTTGCCAACCAG GAGCCAGGTACTAATGCCGAGATCAAGCAGTTCGCGCAGTCGTACAACGCTCGCTTCGACATGTTCAGTAAGATCGAAGTCAACGGGCCCGACGCTCACCCGCTGTGGAAATGGCTGAAGGAGCAGCCCAACGGCAGAGGCTTCCTGGGAAA TGCCATCAAGTGGAATTTCACAAAG tttCTGATTAACAAAGAGGGTCAGGTGGTGAAGCGATATGGACCCATGGATGATCCAAGC GTGATGGAGGTGGATATCCTTCCGTATCTGAACGCCTAA
- the gpx4a gene encoding glutathione peroxidase 4a isoform X2 codes for MEEHLMLECSHCHFSQTDCGSPTEDWSSATSIYDFSATDIDGNVVSLEKYRGNVVIITNVASKUGKTPVNYSQFAEMHAKYAERGLRILAFPSNQFANQEPGTNAEIKQFAQSYNARFDMFSKIEVNGPDAHPLWKWLKEQPNGRGFLGNAIKWNFTKFLINKEGQVVKRYGPMDDPSVMEVDILPYLNA; via the exons GGCTCCCCTACGGAGGACTGGAGCTCGGCCACGTCCATTTACGACTTCTCAGCCACCGACATCGACGGCAACGTGGTCTCTCTCGAAAAATACAG GGGTAATGTGGTCATCATCACAAATGTGGCCTCCAAATGAGGCAAAACGCCCGTAAACTACTCTCAGTTTGCCGAGATGCACGCCAAGTACGCTGAGAGAGGTTTACGCATCCTTGCCTTCCCTTCCAACCAGTTTGCCAACCAG GAGCCAGGTACTAATGCCGAGATCAAGCAGTTCGCGCAGTCGTACAACGCTCGCTTCGACATGTTCAGTAAGATCGAAGTCAACGGGCCCGACGCTCACCCGCTGTGGAAATGGCTGAAGGAGCAGCCCAACGGCAGAGGCTTCCTGGGAAA TGCCATCAAGTGGAATTTCACAAAG tttCTGATTAACAAAGAGGGTCAGGTGGTGAAGCGATATGGACCCATGGATGATCCAAGC GTGATGGAGGTGGATATCCTTCCGTATCTGAACGCCTAA